The following coding sequences are from one Diabrotica virgifera virgifera chromosome 2, PGI_DIABVI_V3a window:
- the LOC114324507 gene encoding uncharacterized protein LOC114324507, producing the protein MPRRCCVPECKSNYDSSLKKNEQPESTFLFPKDPKLRELWLQCIHRKNFVIGKSAVVCAKHFYSDDIERVREWVDKEGNKHVEKLTNPKLKPSAVPRIFPHQPKYLTTPQTVERTDPENRRMTINKRHEEVLSEIEQSDMIECFDSLKNSFQIKLSLSNWNYREGSTGLHFFTLNVDTPENADLEVKVLNSVVVLKDLSVTVYIAQLSPEAVIMFGNEKFTT; encoded by the exons aTGCCACGCCGTTGCTGTGTGCCAGAGTGCAAAAGCAATTACGATAGcagtcttaaaaagaatgaacaACCAGAAAGCACATTTTTATTTCCAAAGGATCCAAAGCTGCGAGAACTTTGGTTACAGTGTATCCACAGGAAAAATTTTGTTATTGGAAAATCAGCGGTAGTATGTGCCAAACATTTTTATTCTGATGACATCGAGAGAGTTAGAGAATGGGTAGATAAGGAAGGCAACAAACATGTAGAGAAATTAACGAATCCTAAGTTAAAACCTTCTGCAGTTCCTCGTATTTTTCCACATCAGCCAAAATATCTAACAACTCCACAAACTGTTGAGAGAACAGATCCCGAAAATAGGCGTATGACTATTAATAAAAGACACGAGGAAGTGCTTAGCGAGATTGAACAGAGTGATATGATAGAGTGTTTTGATTCGCTTAAAAACAGTTTCCAAATTAAATTGTCTTTAAGTAACTGGAACTACCGAGAAGGATCTACAGGTTTACACTTTTTTACTTTAAACGTTGATACCCCTGAAAATGCAGATTTAGAAGTTAAAGTGCTAAACAGTGTAGTAGTATTAAAAGACTTAAGTGTTACAGTATATATAG caCAATTGTCACCTGAAGCTGTTATCATGTTTGGTAATGAAAAGTTTACAACATGA